CATACTTACAGATGTCACAAAACTCGACCAGGTACAAAAACTAATATTTGACGCAAAAAACCATGCGGGTCATCTTGACTTTCTTTTCAACAACGCAGGTATGGGCCTCACCCTGCCGACAGAAAAGATCACCTTCGACATATGGAAATTCATAATAGACCTTAACCAGATGGGAGTCATCCACGGCACATATACCGCCATTCCTGTAATGAGGGAACAGGGGTTCGGCCACATTGTCAATACGGGATCCATAGGCGGAAAGGTCCCCGTTCCTTATCAGGCTGTTTACGCGGCGACCAAGAGCTCTGTTATATCTATGACAGAATGTCTCCAGTACGAACTGGAGAACGACGGACTGCAGTTCAGCGTTTTTTGCCCGGGAAATGTCCGTACCCCCATATTCGCAGGGGTGACCCCTCCCGCTGATTCATTAAGCGTAGAAGAGGCTGTGGAATATATATTCGATGAGATCGCGAAAGGGTCTCTCTTGATCATATTCCCTGAATCGGCGAGGCAAGCTGACTATCTTTACAGGGAAAAGAGAGATGAATTCGACAAGTTAATGAGGCAGCTTGCGGATGAAAGGAGGGAAAACTACCGTACGAAGGGGACCTACTGCTAAAAGTTTATACTTGCTTAATTTGATCCTTTGAAAGCCCGGCGCATCGTTTAAACCGGATCCGATCCTGAGGAGGCTTGGATATGTTCGGCGGCGGATGGTCTTCAAAAAAAGCTGATATACCCATCGACCTTGTAATACTGATGGTTGCGGGCCTGACCATGGTCATCGCCGGGCTTTTGCTTTTCGCTTCTTACGCAGGCAAGGTGCCGTATTATGAAAACGGTCTTTTCGGACTTCTGATATTCATATATGCTCTTCAGATCACGGTACTTGGCAAGACACCTTTCGGGGACGTTCCCCAAAGGCCCCTCTCGGTTCTTATCCTGGGTATCTTTGTTGCCTGCGTTGGAATAATCACATGCTTTATCCCCGATCTTCTGAAAGGGATCCCACGGTTCATATTATTCATATGTTTCGGCCCCGGAGGCATACTTCTTTTGATGCAGATGTTTTTTTCAAAAAACAAATTTCCGCTGTGGAGGAAAAAGGGCGGGATACTTATGACGCTTGCAGTCAATTGCACCGCAGTCTATTCCCTTTCGGTATTCATCTCGATCCTCCTGATCGATAAAAATTATATTTCCGGCGGACTTATCTCCCTTTCAGTCCTCCTTTATGGAGTGCTTGTTTTTACGTTGACTGCGGTGCTTTTTAAAATATATGCCATCTATCCCGGCGTGGCGGAGAGGCCATCCGCAGGGGTGCAGCTTTCAGATGACCGTGCGGTGATCCTTATAACGGGAGTATTCATGGTACTGCTGGGGATATTGCTCATACCGGTTACTATCGGCATTCTGCCGTTTTCAGGCAGTGCACAGTTAGGACTTCTTGTAGTGATCATGTCCATACAGATGATAGCTTTCGGAAATACGCCACTGAGGTCCTTTACAAGAACATGGCCTCTGGTATTTCTCGGACTCTTTTTTGCATCAATGGGGATAATCTCATGCATTGTCCCTGAAATACTTGTGCCCTGCCTGACCCTGATCATCGCCCTGCTGAACATTGGCGGAGGGGGGATACCCCTGGTAAAAATGATCCACTCAAGACAAGGGATGAAGGAGAGAGGATCTGCAGATGTTCCTTCAATAATAAAAAGGCTGTTTCTCACTCAGTCGACGCTGAACATTCTTTCGATAGTGTTCGGAATATCTATGCTGATAAAAAATCTGATCCCCGGGCCGGTAATTGGGGTGGTACTTACCGCAAACGGAATAGTGCTGCTTTACCTTCTCTCTGTCCTTGCCAAAATCGATGAGATGAAGAAAGCCGCCTTGGTATAGGCTAAGTATCCATGCTCTTGCTTTAGCCAGACAACAATATGTGCCCGAGGGGTCAGGCCTACCTATACAGGCCATGACTGATTTATTAGTGCTTTTCAGTAATGACTGAATGCCTTTCTGTCAATTGTGTAGGCCTGACCCCAACCGGTTCCCTCCTAACGATTTGTGAGGCCAGGGATGTGAATACTTTAAGTGGTGTGCAAATGCATTATTTTCTTAAATTCTCTTCTTCGAATTTAAGCATTCGCTCCTCATAACCGTCCAGCTTCCAGTCCAGCTTAGCCAATACATCATTCATTTCATTGATATGTGCCACTATTTGTTCCCGTTGCTCAAGAAGGAGTTTTTTCCGGGCTTGAATAGTTTTCGCACCTTCATGAAACAACTTTACATATTCAATTAATGTTTCGACTGAAACACCGGCAGAGCGCATGCATTTTATATATTCAACCCAGCGGCGGTCCTGCTCAGAATAATCCCTTATTCCTCCAGAGGTACGGCGTACATTTGGTAACAAACCAACACGCTCGTAATACCGCAAAGTATCAGGCGTCAAACCATATTTTTTTGCTACTTCAGAGATGGTCATCGTGCCTTCCCCTCCTTGGCTCATGTGAATATATTGTACTCCTCGGCAGTCATCGGCTCAATCCATTCGTTGGACCCGCCTGCCGCTGGCACTTCCACAGCCAGATGAGAGAGCCGGCTGTCCTTAGCGGCACCATGCCAGTGTTTGACTTCAGCTGGTATTTCTACTGCATCTCCGGGATGCAATTCCCTTGCAGGTTTTCCGCAGGCTTGATGCCAGCCGCGTCATCCTGTCACCAGCAATATCTGTCCGCCTTTATGATGGATATGCCAGTTATTGCGGCAACCTGGTCCAAAGGTCACATTGCCGATCGCTACGCCTACAGATGTAAGCATTTTGAGATATGCTGTACCTGTGAAATGTATTCATAATATTCTCCTTACAAACACATCCTGTAAATGTTCTCCACATCTTCAGGTGTCAGAGTCTTATAACCATGCATGACATCACCGCGGCAGGCATTCTCAGCCATAGCCTTGAAGTGTGTTTCATCAATGCCGATTTCTGTCAGGGTCCTCTGCAGTCCGAGGGTATCAAACAGGAATTCACTCAGCTTGCTGATCGCCTTTTTTGCACCTTCAATATCGGAAAGGGAGGTATCAACACCGAATACATTGATGCCGAACTTTTTGAATTGAGGTGCAGTGTTTTCATCCAGAATATACTCCATCCAACGCGGCGTGAGGATGGCAAGGCCAAGCCCATGGGTAATGTCATAATAAGCTGAGAGCTCATGTTCCATGTTATGGCAGCTTGCAGCCTGGGATCCGCCAGTTTGCAGGAAGCCGTTCAAGGCCCAGGAGGCCGCCCACATGAGATTTGCTCTGGCCTCATAATTGGTGGGTTCCTTGACAGCGACCGGAGCGTACTTGATAACAGTCTTGATGACATCCTCCATGACGCGATCGATCATATCCATTTTAGGCGACTTGGTGAAATAGAATATATCAAAAATATGAGACAGGATATCCGCTCCGCCACAGGCAGTCTGGAATGCACTGACAGAATACGTGTTAGTCGGATCCAGGAAGGATACTTTCGGCTGAAGCAGGGGATGCGAAAATCCATATTTTTCATTGGTATCCATGTTGCTGATGACTCCTCCTGCGTCCATTTCCGATCCGGTGGCAGACAGCGTCAATATCGAAAAAATCGGCAGCGCTTTGGTGATAGGCGCTTTCTGAGTTACCAGGTCCCAACTGTCACCTTCGTAAAATGCAGCGGCAGCAATGAATTTTGTGCAGTCGATGGTTGAGCCGCCGCCGACAGCTAAAAGTACGTCGATCTTCTCTTTTTTACAGATGTCCGCGCCTTTGTTGACCGTCGTATGACGGGGGTTGGGTTCGATGCCGGAGAGTTCAAAAACGGATAATCCGGCGCGTTTCAGCTCAGCCATAACCTTGTCATAAAGACCGATTTTCTTGATGGAGCCGCCGCCATAAGTCAAAAGGACACGATTCCCATAATGTTTGAGCTCTTCCCCCAAATGCTCCAGTTGATTTTGACCAAAGTAGATTTTGGTTGTGTTCTGGAAAATAAAATTGTACATGTTCATTCCTCCATATCATTTCGAGTAGGTCAGCCATAGACTGCCATTGTCTAATTTTTCAGCAGCTTTCAACCCGAAGGCTGCTGATTTTGCATTTGCAGATGTATATTTGCTTGTTTGAAATAACGGAATTGCCTGTTCTGATGCCTCTGCCGCCGGAATTACCACAAGGCTGATTTCGTCG
This DNA window, taken from Synergistaceae bacterium, encodes the following:
- a CDS encoding SDR family oxidoreductase; amino-acid sequence: MSGYFEQKVAAVTGAASGLGLGISEELLKRGAEAVFMGDFNEEGLKRESDRLNIQYPGKVFPILTDVTKLDQVQKLIFDAKNHAGHLDFLFNNAGMGLTLPTEKITFDIWKFIIDLNQMGVIHGTYTAIPVMREQGFGHIVNTGSIGGKVPVPYQAVYAATKSSVISMTECLQYELENDGLQFSVFCPGNVRTPIFAGVTPPADSLSVEEAVEYIFDEIAKGSLLIIFPESARQADYLYREKRDEFDKLMRQLADERRENYRTKGTYC
- a CDS encoding MerR family transcriptional regulator is translated as MTISEVAKKYGLTPDTLRYYERVGLLPNVRRTSGGIRDYSEQDRRWVEYIKCMRSAGVSVETLIEYVKLFHEGAKTIQARKKLLLEQREQIVAHINEMNDVLAKLDWKLDGYEERMLKFEEENLRK
- a CDS encoding iron-containing alcohol dehydrogenase; translated protein: MYNFIFQNTTKIYFGQNQLEHLGEELKHYGNRVLLTYGGGSIKKIGLYDKVMAELKRAGLSVFELSGIEPNPRHTTVNKGADICKKEKIDVLLAVGGGSTIDCTKFIAAAAFYEGDSWDLVTQKAPITKALPIFSILTLSATGSEMDAGGVISNMDTNEKYGFSHPLLQPKVSFLDPTNTYSVSAFQTACGGADILSHIFDIFYFTKSPKMDMIDRVMEDVIKTVIKYAPVAVKEPTNYEARANLMWAASWALNGFLQTGGSQAASCHNMEHELSAYYDITHGLGLAILTPRWMEYILDENTAPQFKKFGINVFGVDTSLSDIEGAKKAISKLSEFLFDTLGLQRTLTEIGIDETHFKAMAENACRGDVMHGYKTLTPEDVENIYRMCL